Part of the Rhizobium sp. WYJ-E13 genome is shown below.
CTATTTCCGCCACAATGGCGCTGGCGAAATGCTGGTCTTTTCCGCTGCCGATTTCGAGGACTTCCGACAACCGCGCCCCGACATGCCACCGGAAATGGAAGGCGAACTGGAAGAGGTCGTGCGCGTGCTCGCCGAAAACCGCTGGCCCTGGCGTCTTCACGCCACCTATGACGAGACGATCAGCCGCGCGCTCGATGTGTTCGAAAAAGTCAATCAGGATATCCCGCTCGAAGGCCTCAACTGGTTCTTCGACCACGCCGAGACGATTTCCGAACGGTCGATCGACCGGATTGCAGCCCTTGGCGGCGGCATCGCCGTGCAGCATCGCATGGCCTATCAGGGCGAATATTTCGTCGAGCGCTATGGTGTGGGTGCGGCCGAAGCCACCCCGCCGGTCGCCCGCATGCTGGAAAAGGGCGTCAAGGTCTCCGCCGGCACCGATGCGACCCGCGTCGCCTCCTATAATCCCTGGGTGTCGCTCTCCTGGATGATCACGGGCCGCACTGTCGGCGGCATGGCAATCTATCCACGCGCCAACTGCCTCGACCGCGAGACGGCGCTGCGCATGTGGACCGAAAACGTCACCTGGTTCTCCAATGAAGAAGGTAAGAAGGGGCGCATCGAGAAGGGCCAGTTCGCCGATCTCATCGTGCCGGACAAGGATTTCTTCGCCTGCGCCGAAGAGGAAATCTCGTTCCTCACCTCGGAGCTCACCATGGTCGGCGGCAGGATCGTCTATGGATCAGGCGCTTTCGCCAGCCTCGATGAAAACCCGGTCCCACCCGCCATGCCGGACTGGTCGCCGGTGCGCAGCTTCAAAGGTTATGCCGCCTGGGGCGAACCAGAAGGTGCCGGCAAGAACTCGCTGCACCGCCGCCTGATCTCGTCCTGCGGCTGCGCCAATGATTGCAACGTCCACGGCCATGCCCACGCCAATGCCTGGGGCTCGCAGGCGCCGGTCTCCGATCTCAAGAGCTTTTGGGGCGCGCTCGGCTGCGCCTGCTGGGCCGTCTGAGGATCGATCCGATGCATGCCCTTGAAATCCGACTTGCGTCCCTCGCCCGTCCTCTCTTCGGCGCGCCGTGGATGCGCTTCATCGCCTATCTCGGCCTCTGTGCCGCCTATCTGCAGGGCGGTCTCAACAAGCTCACGGATTTTCCGGGCGCGATCGGCGAAATGAACCATTTCGGCCTGTCGCCCGCTCCGCTTTTCGCCGTGTTCGTCATCATCATGGAGCTTGTAGCCTCACTCATGATTCTCATCGGCCTTTTTCGATGGCTGGGCGCGCTCGCCCTCGGCGCCTTCACGCTGCTCGCCACCTTCCTCGCCCTGCGTTTCTGGGAATTACCCGTGGGAATGGAGCGCTTCATGGCTGCCAATTCCTTCTTCGAACATCTGGGCCTCGTCGGCGGCTTCCTGCTCGTCGCCTGGCTCGATCTCAGGGAAAAAGCATAAGGCAACCTGCACCAAAGCATCACTTCCGCTGACCCCTGCAAACATGTTTTCTGGCCGTGTCAGCACCACGGTGCAACCCATCCGCCTCAGGGCACAGATCCTCCCAACCCCAGCATAGGACAAATTCAATGCCGACGATCACCACCAAGGACGGAACGACGATCTATTATCAGGATTGGGGCAACGGTCAGCCGATCCTCTTCTCCCATGGTTGGCCTCTGTCGGGCGATGCCTGGGAAGTCCAGATGCTCTACTTTGCCCAGCAGGGCTACCGCGTTATCGCCCATGATCGCCGCGGACACGGCAAGTCCTCCCAGCCGTGGAACGGCAACAATATGGATCAGTATGCCGATGACCTCGCCGAACTCATCGAGAAGCTCGACCTCAAGAACCTCATCATGATCGGCCATTCCACCGGCGGCGGCGAAGTCGCCCATTATATCGGCCGCCATGGCACGAGCCGCGTCGCCAAGGTCGTGCTCGTCGGCGCCGTACCGCCGCTGATGCTGAAGACGCCTGAAAATCCCGAGGGCACGCCGATCGAGGTCTTCGACGGCATCCGCAAGGGCACGGCCGGCGACCGCTCGCAATTCTACCGCGACCTCACCATCCCCTTCTACGGCTTCAACCGCGACGGCGCCAAGGTCAACGAAGGCCTGCGCGAAACCTTCTGGCTGATGGGCATGGCCGGCGGCATCAAGGGCCATTACGATTGCATCCATGAATTCTCCGAGGTCGATTACAGCGAAGACCTCAGGAAGATCGACGTTCCGGCCCTGCTCATCCACGGCGATGCCGACCAGATCGTGCCGATCAAGGCAGCCGCCGAAAAGGGCATCAAGCTTCTGAGGAACGGCACGCTGAAGGTTTATCCGGGTGCCCCGCACGGCCTCGCCCAGACGGAAGCCGACAAGTTCAACGCCGACGTCCTCGCCTTCATCAAGGCGTAAACCTCGAACGTACCGAATGAACGGCCGGCCAGGCCGCAGGAGATCGCATATGCTTCGTCTATCGTTAGCCCTTGTTGCCCTTCTCGGCTTGGCCGGCGCCCCAGCGCTGGCCGCCTCACCGCAATTCGGCGTCGGCGCGCAATATGACACGACCCATGTCTATGTCGCCCCCGGCGACGTGGACGCCTTTGCCAAGAGCTTCCTCGCCACCTTTGGCGGCACCAGCACCAAGCAGGTGACCGCAACGGTGACGCCGACGCCGAGCAGCACCACGTCGCAGCTTCTGCAGACGCCGGTTGGTACCGTCTCGCTCTTCGGCTTCAAGACGTCGATCCCCTACCCGTTCGGCGCCGAACGCACAGGCTATCTCGTCACCGATCTCGACAAGGCGGTCGCCGCGGCAAAGGCGGCCGGCGCCGATGTCATCGTCTCCGCTTTCCCGGATCCGATCGGCCGCGACGCCGTCATCCAGTGGCCGGGCGGCGTCAACATGCAGCTTTACTGGCATACAACCAAGCCAGACTATCCCGCCTTCACGACAGTCCCGGAAAACCGCGTCTACGTGTCGCCCGACCGTGTCGCAGCCTTCACCCACGCCTTCCTTGCCTTCTCGCATGGCAAACTCGTCTCCGACGATAAGAAGGCGCCTGGCGTCGAAATCGGCCTGCCGGACACGACATTCCATCGCCTGCGCATCGATTCCATCTTCGGCCGCATGACGGTGCTCGTCACCGATGGCCACCTGCCCTTCCCCTATGGCCGCGAGATGACGGGATATGAGACTGCCGATCTCGACGCGACGCTCCGGAAGGCTAGGAATAGCGGCGCCGAAATCCTCGTTGCGCCCTATCAATCCGGCGACCGCCGCGCCGCCATGGTGGAATTCCCGGGTGGCTATATTGCCGAAATCCACGCCGTCGCAGCAAAGTAACCAGACAAAACGATAAGAGGGAAAACGATGCGTCCAGCCCTGCCCGTACTTCTGAGCCTCACCGGCGGTTATGTCGATACAGCCGGTTTCCTGGCGCTCGGCGGCCTCTTCCCCGCCCATGTCACCGGCAACTTCGTGACATTGGGTGCGGCACTGACCCACGGCACGACGGGCATCATCGCCAAGCTTCTGGCGCTGCCGGTCTTCTGTCTGACGATCCTCCTGCTGCGCTACCTCACGCACAATGTGCCGCCCGGCGACGAGAAGGGCCTGCGCATCCTGCTCGTCATAAAGCTTCTCTTCCTGATTGCCGGCGGCGCCTGCGCCATCTGGCTTTCCCCCTTCGCCAATCCCGATGGACTGCCGCTGGTCGCAACCGGCATGCTGCTCGTCATCGCCATGGCGATCCAGAACACCGCCCACCGCATCCATCTCGGCGCCTCACCGCCGAGCACGCTGATGACCGGCACTACGACGCAAATCATGATCGACCTAGCCGACCTCGCCCATGGCAGCGCCGGCGATCAGGCAAAGCCCGTAAAGAGCCGACTGTCGCATATGGTGGTCGCCGTCTTCGCCTTCGCGCTCGGCTGCGGCCTTGCCGCCCTGCTGTATGCCACGGTCGGCACCTGGTGCTTTGCGCTACCGCCGCTCTTTGCGCTGGTTTCGGTCTGCCTGGCTTTCGCCGGCCCGCAAACGACCTGAAGTATCCGCGCAAAACGATGCAGCGGTTTTGCGATGACGACATTTGTCAAACAAGGACTTGAGGATA
Proteins encoded:
- a CDS encoding amidohydrolase; translated protein: MENATADLILHHGLITTLDRSNPTASAVAVKDGKYLAVGHDAEIMALKGPNTKVVDLKGKRVLPGLIDNHTHVIRGGLNFNMELRWDGVRSLADAMDMLKRQVAATPAPQWVRVVGGFTEHQFAEKRLPTIEEINAVAPDTPVFILHLYDRALLNGAALRAVGYTKDTPNPPGGEITRDANGNPTGLLLAKPNAGILYSTLAKGPKLPFDYQVNSTRHFMRELNRLGITGVIDAGGGFQNYPDDYAVIQKLADEGQMTVRLAYNLFTQKPKQEKEDFLNWTASVKYKQGNDYFRHNGAGEMLVFSAADFEDFRQPRPDMPPEMEGELEEVVRVLAENRWPWRLHATYDETISRALDVFEKVNQDIPLEGLNWFFDHAETISERSIDRIAALGGGIAVQHRMAYQGEYFVERYGVGAAEATPPVARMLEKGVKVSAGTDATRVASYNPWVSLSWMITGRTVGGMAIYPRANCLDRETALRMWTENVTWFSNEEGKKGRIEKGQFADLIVPDKDFFACAEEEISFLTSELTMVGGRIVYGSGAFASLDENPVPPAMPDWSPVRSFKGYAAWGEPEGAGKNSLHRRLISSCGCANDCNVHGHAHANAWGSQAPVSDLKSFWGALGCACWAV
- a CDS encoding DoxX family protein; protein product: MHALEIRLASLARPLFGAPWMRFIAYLGLCAAYLQGGLNKLTDFPGAIGEMNHFGLSPAPLFAVFVIIMELVASLMILIGLFRWLGALALGAFTLLATFLALRFWELPVGMERFMAANSFFEHLGLVGGFLLVAWLDLREKA
- a CDS encoding alpha/beta fold hydrolase, which produces MPTITTKDGTTIYYQDWGNGQPILFSHGWPLSGDAWEVQMLYFAQQGYRVIAHDRRGHGKSSQPWNGNNMDQYADDLAELIEKLDLKNLIMIGHSTGGGEVAHYIGRHGTSRVAKVVLVGAVPPLMLKTPENPEGTPIEVFDGIRKGTAGDRSQFYRDLTIPFYGFNRDGAKVNEGLRETFWLMGMAGGIKGHYDCIHEFSEVDYSEDLRKIDVPALLIHGDADQIVPIKAAAEKGIKLLRNGTLKVYPGAPHGLAQTEADKFNADVLAFIKA
- a CDS encoding glyoxalase is translated as MLRLSLALVALLGLAGAPALAASPQFGVGAQYDTTHVYVAPGDVDAFAKSFLATFGGTSTKQVTATVTPTPSSTTSQLLQTPVGTVSLFGFKTSIPYPFGAERTGYLVTDLDKAVAAAKAAGADVIVSAFPDPIGRDAVIQWPGGVNMQLYWHTTKPDYPAFTTVPENRVYVSPDRVAAFTHAFLAFSHGKLVSDDKKAPGVEIGLPDTTFHRLRIDSIFGRMTVLVTDGHLPFPYGREMTGYETADLDATLRKARNSGAEILVAPYQSGDRRAAMVEFPGGYIAEIHAVAAK
- a CDS encoding YoaK family protein, whose amino-acid sequence is MRPALPVLLSLTGGYVDTAGFLALGGLFPAHVTGNFVTLGAALTHGTTGIIAKLLALPVFCLTILLLRYLTHNVPPGDEKGLRILLVIKLLFLIAGGACAIWLSPFANPDGLPLVATGMLLVIAMAIQNTAHRIHLGASPPSTLMTGTTTQIMIDLADLAHGSAGDQAKPVKSRLSHMVVAVFAFALGCGLAALLYATVGTWCFALPPLFALVSVCLAFAGPQTT